The DNA window GTCGGCGGGGATTGTCATGTGGGAGCCTTCCCCGAGCGCCCCGTCTGGCTGGACGGGGAGACGTTACTGGTCTCCAGCACGGTGGGCGGCTCCTGCGGCCTCTTCCGTGTGGGGCTGGACGGCACGGTAACGGCTCAGGACCACGACCCGGAGGCAGTCGTTCCCGCCTTCACCGCGCGGGGAGGGAGCACCGCCCTGATCCGCGAGCGGGCCGACCGCTTCCCAGAGGTGGAGCTGAACGGCACTCGGGTGACGAACCTGCACAGCCGCCTCCCCTTCCCCGCCCGGGGGCCGGAGCATGTGACCTTCAGCAATGAACTCGGCGAGGGGGAGGGCTGGGTCCTGCTGCCGGACGGCGGGGAGCGGGCGCCCGCCCTGCTGACCATCCACGGGGGGCCGCACACCGCCTACGGGCACGCCTTCGTCCACGAGTTCCAGCTCCTCGCGGCGCGGGGCTATGGCGTGTGTTACGGCAACCCGCGGGGCAGCGTGGGCTACGGGCAGGCGTGGTCTTCCGACATCCACGGGCGCTGGGGCACGGTGGACATGGCGGACCTGATGGCCTTCTTCGACGCCTGCCTGGCCGCGCACCCGGAACTCGACAGCACCCGCTCGGGCGTGATGGGCGGCTCCTACGGCGGCTACATGACGAACTGGATCACCGGGCACACGGACCGTTTCCAGGCGGCGATCACGGACCGCTCGATCTGCAACCTGCTCTCGTTCGGCGGCACCTCCGACATCGGGATGCGCTTCTGGGACGACGAGCTGGGGCTGAACTTCCACCGCCGCGCCGACGCCCTGAAACTCTGGGATATGAGCCCGCTGAAGGACGTGGAGAACGTCCGCACCCCCACCCTGATCGTTCACTCGGTCCTCGACCACCGCTGCCCGGTCGAGCAGGCCGAGCAGTGGTACGCGGCGCTGCAGCTGCACGGCGTGCCCGTCCGCTTCGTGCGCTTCCCCGGCGAGGACCACGAGCTGAGCCGCTCAGGCCGTCCGGACCGCCGAATCAAACGGCTGGAGGAATACCTGGGCTGGCTCGACCGCTGGCTGCTGGGGACGGAGACGGGCGAGCAGCGTGTGGCGGAGATGAGCGCGTAGGACTCGGGACAACGGAACAGTAGTCACCCTGAGCAGGGCGAAGGGTCCCCACATCACGCCCGGGGATGCTTTCGTCCCATGCTCTGGGAACCAAAGGAGAAGGCCGGGAATCGCTCCCCGGCCCTCTTCTCT is part of the Deinococcus apachensis DSM 19763 genome and encodes:
- a CDS encoding alpha/beta hydrolase family protein, giving the protein MSQPSPAQPGPESLLALAFPSDPQVSPNGKRAVFVLSRIEEEDPQKPDPEFARPRYRSHLYLSDGGAARQLTRGEGRDTSPRWSPDGATLAFVREEHGEKGQLFLLPLTGGEARRVTRFKGGVQDVQWSPDGRFLSFLSTGDDEDKRDERGEARVITRPRYRFNGRDWLPERPARLWRYEVATEELHEWLVPEVEVAAYAWWPDSRGVLLVSSSTEEDAAQWRQEADTLLLSGERTRVSCWNSAINSVIPHTDGERFALVGRPEGKGSPEDAHLFLVEPGGSWRRLDEGWDRPIGNLVGGDCHVGAFPERPVWLDGETLLVSSTVGGSCGLFRVGLDGTVTAQDHDPEAVVPAFTARGGSTALIRERADRFPEVELNGTRVTNLHSRLPFPARGPEHVTFSNELGEGEGWVLLPDGGERAPALLTIHGGPHTAYGHAFVHEFQLLAARGYGVCYGNPRGSVGYGQAWSSDIHGRWGTVDMADLMAFFDACLAAHPELDSTRSGVMGGSYGGYMTNWITGHTDRFQAAITDRSICNLLSFGGTSDIGMRFWDDELGLNFHRRADALKLWDMSPLKDVENVRTPTLIVHSVLDHRCPVEQAEQWYAALQLHGVPVRFVRFPGEDHELSRSGRPDRRIKRLEEYLGWLDRWLLGTETGEQRVAEMSA